The genomic window AGCCTCTGCCAGACGAAAGCCAGCAGACCAGCAGTGTGACTGCCTGTCTGCcctctcctgccagccctgtACCCCCAGCACtgggggagggagcagcagcccctctgGACTCACCGGGCCCCAGTCGGAAGCGGTCCAGCGGCGGTCGCAGGGGGGTCCTGAGCACACCTTCTCGCTGCTGGGCTTGCGGGACTCGTCGCAGAGGGGTGCCTCCACCGAGCAGCGCACCTCCCGCTTCATCGTCCCCTGGGTGCCGCACCGGGCTGAACACTGCAACGACACAGAGCCAGCCCCTGGGCTCAGAAGCAGAGCGCAAGAGGGACAAGCAGAGgtgttttcctcctgctgcactaGTGGAGAGGGGCAGGACCCcagcaggggaagagaaaaagggggTAAAGGCAGTACTTGCTTCCCCAGGGCACAGTCGGGCAGCGCTTCCTCAGCACTCACCAGAGGGAAGCGCCCAACATTTGTCATTTTCCTCCAGGCCCCAGCCCATCCTTGGATGCAAAGCTCCCCTGCCACCTACCTCAGACCACTCGGAGAGCTCCCACTGAGGCCCACAGGCCTTGTTCTTGCAGGCTTTCCTCTCCATGGGCCTGGCCAGCCCGGCTGACTCACAGAGGTCATCATAAACGGAGCTGTCGAAGCCCGGAGCCAGCATCTTCCAGCAGCGCACGGTGCGGTACTGGTAGCCCTCGCCGCAGGTCCTGGAGCATTCGCTCCACCGGCTGGTCTCCCACCTCCACGAGCATCGGGAGagaaagcacaaaggaaaaccCAGGTAAGGGGACCAAGGGACAGAGGGTGGCTGGGGAGTGCGTGTGTTCCTGGGACTCCCTGAACCAGTAACTGCTGCTGATCACGTAGATGTTGATGTTAAGGGGGGCTGGTCTTGAAAGAAGACAGCTTTGTGCTTCACAGGTAATTTAGACACAATaaattccttcccttttttgtGAACATGAGAGTAAGTGGGTTTAGCTATTTAAGCACAACTTCCAGCCCCGAAATGGTTGTCGAGCCAAAAATAATCCTCACTAAAATGTGTAGTACCCACAGACAGTTCATGTTGTTCCCACTCACCTAGGCTGGCAGTCCCTGCCTGTGCAAAATTCGTGAGTAGGTTCTGGCCGGGTTAGGGCATCACAGTATGTTTCATCCACTTCCACTCCATCGTACCGGACACACATCGCGTAGGAGGCGCTGATACCTGCTGGACAATCAAGATCCTCTCTTGGTCAGGCTCTACCAGATGCAAAAGCCTCCCTCAACTATGATTACATTATCGAAGAGCCTCTGAAACTCTAcctgcaattttaaaaataccagtGTTTTCTCTAACAGCAGCCAAAAAGGATCTCCCTTGCACAATCAGTTGCCTAGGAAAGGCTTGAACTGACAAAAGGCTCCAAACAAAAATCAGCCAGATGCTCTGGATGGCTCCGTTTCTCTCCCCAGACTCCTCTGAGGGCTGTCATCCTAACCTCCCATCCTGGGAAGGAAAACTGACGCCAAAACTCATCCTACAAAGTACGGAAATTCACAATTGCCCCACTGATTACAAGAGTCAATCACTTCAAGATGCCACTCTAAGACCAATGGCATTGCAATAATATCCTGGTTTTCCACCAAAATGCATCTGCCCTCTCTAGATACCATAAAAACAGGGAACCAAATGGCAAAGAAACCGGGGGGCGGTTGTGTGGATTCCAATTAAAGGAAGTTACCGGGATGAACCCGTCTTGAAAATAAGGATCAGGTCTTCACCTACCTGAAGTGCACGTGGAGCTGCAGGGGGCATAGGCTGAGACCTTCCAGCGATACATGTCAGCCAAGCTGATGTCGTCGTGGCTCACGGGGCTCACATTGAACTCATTGCTGCAAAGAGAGGAGGAAGTGGCATGAGATAAAGATGAAAATTGCTGCAAACATGAAACGTATTAAATTTCCTCCTTACTTTCTTTGAAAACGGGACGAAACCCATTGTTCCTGCTCTCCATCGCCATCTCCCCCCACCTTGGACAAGATGTCCCAATGACAAGCAGAGTGCAAAGCCTTGATCCACCTCTTGTATTCGACTAGCAAGGCTGTGAAtagccacagccctgcaggtcCTACAGAACCTATTTAAATGGATCCCTCTGAGGCAGGAGGACACAAAATAGGTTCTGGAAGCTCTGTGTCACACCAGGAGCTACGCCAATCAGTTTTTGGAGGACACACCATTTCTCAAGGACCTCCAACAGCTGCCATGGAGAGACACTGGAGAACAGGGACGTCAAGGACAGCGGTGAGACTATGAGGATCGGTTcaaccctccctccccagctaaCCACGCTCCTGTTTTGCCCAGGAAACCAAGTGCCACCTTTCAGCGCCAGGGGCTTGCAGAGGCTCTGCCTGGCTGATGTCCGCGGTTGTGCTGGCACCTAGCAGAGGGCTCTCCACAGATGCCATCACGCTGTAGTTGCTTGCTTCCCCCTGACTCCCAGCATATGCCTCCACCTTCAAGTCCTCCAGTGAGTTCTTACGGGACGGTGCTTTGTGGAGGCCCTGTGGCCACCGGGCAGCCGTCTGGGTCCATAGTCCTGCTGTGGAGTTCCTCTGGGCCAGCCTGgctgccaggtgctgcagctccctaCAGAAGGCGGTGTGGTGCAGGTCTCGGTGACACAGCCGCCTGAAGAGACGAAGCCTGGAGGACGCTGCGCGGCTGTTCTCCGAGAGCTCGGATCTCCTCGTGCTGTAGGGTACAGCTGTGCTGATGGAAATCTGATTGAATCTGAGGGCTGGAAGAGAAACAGGGGGATGCTTTCACTGTCTTGTATGACTTAGACTTCAGCACGTGGTTTAGGTGTCCAGTAAGcggaaaaaaagcatgaagtaTTTGGCCTTAAAATCATAAGGTGCCAGCATGGCACCTTAACTGCCCTGACCAGCCTCACGTGGGATCCTCACACACTCTCTACCCATGGCCCAGGAGCTCCATTTAAGTTCAGGTCTGGCCTCACCTATGTTGTAGGTGAGTTTTGCTCCTACTTCTGTTCCTGAATTGTTTGGCTTTCCCAGATCAACTTCAGCTTTGCTCCCCTTCCCTTAAGGAACAACCAGCCCTTGCTGCTCCCTGACAGTCTCCACCCCTGTTATTAACCATCCTTCTCTTCTGGCAGCCCCAACGGGAACGCCACTCTAGATTTCAAGTAAGCCAATGTGGAACGTCCACTATCAATGAATGCAGACttgtgagagaaagaaaaataaagcaaccaaCCCAATTCTGTTTCTCCACcgattgctgctgctttgtcctcctcttcctctcctgctgtgTTTGCATGGTAGACCTGTCTTATCTGGAAGtcatatttctccttttcttcaccTTGTTCCCAGACCCAGCCCCGAGGCTGACTGGTGGAGTTGGTCTGGAAGAAGTGCGGATGACTGAAGCCTAAATCTTCATGCCTTTCTCTTAAGGTTGTCTTAAACTGTTCGCTGGTGTCATCTGGTGGCAGGGAGAGCCATGTGGCATTGGAGTCCTTGGCAGCTCTGGAGTTGGCTGGAGCAGGATAGTTCTGGCTGGTCTCTAGCAGGTGATGATAGTGAGGTCTGTCtacagcaggggctgcagttCGGAGAGGTGGTGGTGTCCGTGGTACAGTGTAGTCATAAGTTATATGTGGCATTTTGCCATTGAAGTTATAGTACTGGgggaaacaggaaagaaaacaaaacttgttttatttgaagGGCATGTATTTCACAGAGATCTCTTCTAACCACAGCTACTTTCTGACAGATGATAAGAGAAGATAGCATCCTTGGAAACTTGCAGGGCAGTACCTGGCTTTCTCAGCCCCAGGCAATTGGTTTGGGAACAAGATGAATATTCCATTTGTCTGGGGAGGCTCACAATTTTGGGACAGGCAAGACAGGAAGGCCTAAAACTAGCTCTTCACTTACCATGGCATTCAGAGACTGGTTAGTGGGCCCTTGAGCTATGATATACTCCAGCCCATCTGAGTTCAGGCTCGAGGGCCGCCGGTACTTGAAGATCGTGCCAGCCACCCTGAAGTTCTGGGGGTTGTCAATGGCAGAGTTGCCGTTGAAGAAGAAATGCCCAGATTCATCAGCGAGTGCTTCAAAGAAGAGACAAAAGAGACAAATGTGATATTCCATGCAGAGCACTGAAACTGCATTGGCAATAAGGAGAGCTGAACTGGCACCTCCACATCCCTGTGGATCCTCTGCTTACCCAGgatgttttctgtcttcctgcGCTCAATGATGAGGATGTCCGTGGCACCGGCAGGGATGTTGGTGATGAACACATAACCTGAGGAGCAGGAACAGAACGGAGGTGAGGAAACCCTGAGGACGAAATAAAAAGGCGTACATAGGCAAAGAAGTTTGTGGGATAAATGTGCAAGTAGGAGTGCAGAACTACCCCTAGCAGGTTGTTTAAGGACATAAACACATCACGCCAGGCTGTGAGCTCCAATCCTAGCTCCCCTATGAAATCCCTTTACAGATGGCCATTACAGGTCTCTAAGGCTCAGTTTGACTACAGCTGGGTTTGTTAAAAAGGAATTGTGCAAGTATAACTGTGTGGCTTTAGGTGCGTCAATGAATGTGCTCTCAAGCTTTCTGGcaagagcacagaaaaagcTTACTAGTGACTAACACTAATGctgaagggaggagggagaagactGTAGGTCCCCTCAGCTCCTGACTCAACAGAATTTGTCTCAAGAGGAGCTTAAAGATTGACCTTTAAATGGAGAGGAAGTGAGAAGGCTCTTAAAGTTGTGTGGGTTTGCCAGCTTGTCTTTCCTAATAgaaattcattgttttcttcctgccctGTAAGATTTTATGAGAGCTGGAACAGAATGCCAAGACTGTTTGTGTACTGCTAGAGAGGTCGGCACCATTACCCCGACCTGGAAAGGAGCCTGAGTGCTTCTCTGGTCTAGCATCTGTGGAGAATGAGGTAGACTAGTGGAACTACAGCAATGTGAAATGATATTCTAAAACATCCTCAAACCACAGTTAATTACTAATGAGTATACCACAGTCTATTTCTTCTGTGAGTGGAGGAATGAGCCATGAGGTGGCAGGAGATGAACCGTTAATCTCAGCTCCGTTTCAGAGGGACTGTCCCACAGCTGTGACAACCATAGGACTGCGGAAAGCTGGAGACTGAGCGCAGGCTGAAACAAATGCCGGGACCCTCATCACAGGAACCTAAGCTTCCAGTGAACGCCTAGCACAAATAAAGAAGATTCATTGACCTCTTCACATCACCTGAGGTGGGGGAGCTGCCAAAATCAGTAAGAACAAATAGATCCCCAGCTGCTTCCTCCCGTAAAGAGGTAAAGGGAAAACTCGCCAGGCTAATATACAGCACATCAAAACCTATCTCCTCTGATTAAGCTAAAAGGATAAAATACAGGCATTTAAGCAGAGGTGGCGACACTCTTCAGCTCTTTCCACCAAGCAGCTAGGAAACTCCTACCCGCATTCAAGCCAGTCACCCTTCATGCCAGTTGGTGGTAAGGAGTAGCAGGTGAAGTCTCTGGACTGTGGTAGCAGGGAGTACCTATCTGTGAGATTGCCTTTCGGAAGCTGCCCGAGACACGGTGGCAAGTGCTGCCGTCCCCTCCACACACCCTGCATCTGTCCATCGTCCGGGGCGAATACAGGCTCCCATCGCACCCCACTGGctgcaaagaataaaacaagaaagGGTTTCCTGGTGGCAGGGTCTTTTCAAGGAAACGCTACCACATCATTTAGGTGAGGTTCTGGGTGTGGGTGTAGGGTAGCTTGGAGTAGGGtgatgaatgaatgaatgaatctGGCAGCAGGAGATATTCACTGGTGCAAGTTGTGACCATTTACATTGTGCCCCTGAAGCTGGGGCaaggttgtgtgtgtgtaggtgACTGGAGTAAGATTTGGGTAAGCTGTTTCAGTTCATTCTGTAGCTGTCTTTAAGCCAATCTTTTGCACTGCAATAGTTACATACAGCATCActctgcaggagatgctgcatcAAAGGCAGGCCTACTTGAGGTTTTAAGACAACTCAGCGTAACACTACACACACCCATACTTTATCCTTGCTGCATGCAGGATAAATCaaatataagattttttttttcaacttggGTGACTATGAAAGCATAGTCACTTCAATTCTAGTCCTCTCTGTACTAGGAGGAAAGTTCTGTTACTCAGTGGGAATGTGAATCTAATGTCCTTTGTATTCTGTTCTAGTCGGTAGGCATTCAAAAGGGAGCGTAATTATTCCTGCCAGGCCTTGGTTTCACTTCCCTGCTGGGGCCCTTGGCCTTGGAGGTTCCACCATGCATTTATACTCCCCATTTCTGTGTTATTTCCTTCCAGAGCCTCACCTCACACTTCCCATTGATGCAGACTCCTTGATGGGTCCTGTCCTTGCAGGAGGTACCATCCTGTGCTCGGGCCATCAGCTGTCTCTCTCCGCTCCGAGTGGTGCACTGGAGGTCGCAGGGCTTGTTGGAGATGCTGGTGTAGTCATCTGAAGGGACAGAGGCAGAGCGAGGTGATCAGAGATGGGCAGTGAAGAAGGGGACTTCCCTCTTATCCATGCTGCTGGTTTGACATCACCTTTGATGTTCTTGCTTCTTGAGATGAGACCCCAAGGCTACAGATGTTTCGGCAGTAAAGGGGCTGTGGTATGAGGCTGCAGATGGGGACCAGGCCTGGCAGAAGCGCTTCTCGATGGCAAAACCACTTCCTTGCCATACCCTCTCCCCTTTACAGTGCCATCCCTTGTGCCAGACAGGGGAATCTGCCTCAGCAGATCCCAGGCCACACATAAATACACAAGAGCAAAAAAGACCTGTAAGAGAGGCACCAACTGTACCGACTGTGGCCAGCTACACCCCTTCCAGCTGATAAATGGAGCTAGAGGTACAGATATTCTATGTTCCCTTGGCAGctaatggaaagagaaaaacaggcaggTCCAGAAAGACAGTCGTGTCTCAGAGGAGCTGATTCTGGGCCTCAAGGGCCATCTGGCAAGCCACGTGAAGGAATTTATCTCCTCTGCGCAGGAAACGGATGGACATCCTGTTCAGAATAACCCACTACCAGCCCAGTGGGAAGCACGCTGGGCGAAAGAGGCAGCCAAAATGGAAGAAGGCACGCAGGGAGTGAACAGCCACTCTGCCAGGATGACTGCTGGTTAGCTGAGACACCTCAGAGGAGCCTGTGTCCTGTCTGCCCGCCAGCGCTTGCTGatgtattttccaaaacaggAGCAATGTGGTGAGAGAGAAGGCCTGGCTGGGCAGAGAGGTTCTGTGAAGAAACAGGGAATGATTTCTCCAAAGGAGGTAGCAGAGGAAAGTACTTCCAGACCAACGAGGAGCATCCATCCCTTGCCCCCTGCATCCTTCTCCTGTGTCTGAGGAGATCCTGTAGGTGTTTTCTCACCCTGATCCTTTGTGTGAAGCTGTGAAAACCCACCTGGATAGAGGGGCATCCAGTGGTAGTAGCGCTTCCCAAAGGCTTTGGCATTGAAACTGGAGCACTGCTGTTGTTTGAAGCTTGCTGTGTTGGCTGGGCAGGGCTATGGAGGGAATAAACGTGATCAAAAGCTCCCTATGTCGCAGCCATGGTTGTGACAGCTGCTTGTCCCTGCTGCATCCTTGGAGGATAAAAATGCCCAGTCCACCCTGGAAGGAATCAGTGATGGACTCTGAGATGCTATAATACAGGCAGAAGGGCCA from Aythya fuligula isolate bAytFul2 chromosome 8, bAytFul2.pri, whole genome shotgun sequence includes these protein-coding regions:
- the LOC116491911 gene encoding ADAMTS-like protein 2, whose protein sequence is MHVWDESRTSEKGQDRHRGALQGRALQFTWICPVMLRAAAPLGAKDSSEAADGAGPWDEEVTKWWGEWSSWSTCSRSCGGGVMSRERHCLRQRLQMPQGTNSTMCVGQAKHYQLCQQQPCPANTASFKQQQCSSFNAKAFGKRYYHWMPLYPDDYTSISNKPCDLQCTTRSGERQLMARAQDGTSCKDRTHQGVCINGKCEPVGCDGSLYSPRTMDRCRVCGGDGSTCHRVSGSFRKAISQIGYVFITNIPAGATDILIIERRKTENILALADESGHFFFNGNSAIDNPQNFRVAGTIFKYRRPSSLNSDGLEYIIAQGPTNQSLNAMYYNFNGKMPHITYDYTVPRTPPPLRTAAPAVDRPHYHHLLETSQNYPAPANSRAAKDSNATWLSLPPDDTSEQFKTTLRERHEDLGFSHPHFFQTNSTSQPRGWVWEQGEEKEKYDFQIRQVYHANTAGEEEEDKAAAIGGETELALRFNQISISTAVPYSTRRSELSENSRAASSRLRLFRRLCHRDLHHTAFCRELQHLAARLAQRNSTAGLWTQTAARWPQGLHKAPSRKNSLEDLKVEAYAGSQGEASNYSVMASVESPLLGASTTADISQAEPLQAPGAESNEFNVSPVSHDDISLADMYRWKVSAYAPCSSTCTSAGISASYAMCVRYDGVEVDETYCDALTRPEPTHEFCTGRDCQPRWETSRWSECSRTCGEGYQYRTVRCWKMLAPGFDSSVYDDLCESAGLARPMERKACKNKACGPQWELSEWSECSARCGTQGTMKREVRCSVEAPLCDESRKPSSEKVCSGPPCDRRWTASDWGPCSGACGEGRMSRFVACRNLEGKVISDAQCDPAAKPLAVHPCGDKNCPAHWVEQEWDQCDASCGRGMKTRVVLCAGLENGVYREYPEKRCEASQKPEEHAACFKRPCSTWFTTSWSQCSKTCGAGVRLREVKCYQGEALAQGCDPASKPEARQTCQLQPCPTEAPEEDCEDKATANCVLVLKVKLCSHWYYRKACCRSCRLKSP